The proteins below come from a single Metarhizium brunneum chromosome 1, complete sequence genomic window:
- the mpaB_1 gene encoding Mycophenolic acid synthesis protein B, which yields MTNEEAQVIVQNICSYEFPYFFDLSQQYALFRTYAVENIAKLLVSVSDLSKSDQSPKRYEDTEIIFVCFAHYAPTSSMLRKAVARMNYLHAPYIKSGRILNKDLLYVLSTAMSEPERFMRLYEWRPLLEMEVAAVASVWKYVGDLMEIDYEAELGKNQWRDAIEFLDDVSQWASKYEEQYMRPMDEVAQLGSVLMDLLLSAYPRALRPLGYQIVMVLMGARMRYAFRFPEPGVAVCALTYTLLLLRKLFLRYLSLPRFCRVVFVTEPDPTSKRMKHLHYLKEPWYTPATFWWRWGPTAWARWAAGGMVPGDNEEMKPEGFLWEDIGPRSTMGKGSEETAKLEEVVQQRATGKCPFAVPSKT from the exons ATGACGAACGAGGAAGCCCAGGTCATTGTGCAAAATATCTGTTCATACGAGTTTCCCTACTTTTTTGACCTTTCGCAGCAATATGCGTTATTCAGG ACCTACGCAGTGGAAAATATAGCCAAGCTGCTTGTTTCCGTAAGTGACCTGAGCAAGTCTGACCAATCTCCAAAGAG ATACGAAGACACTGAAATCATATTTGTTTG CTTTGCCCACTATGCTCCAACTTCGTCGATGCTGCGGAAGGCGGTAGCACGCATGAACTACCTACATGCTCCATATATTAAGTCAGGAAGGATTCTGAATAAAGACCTCCTCTACGTTCTTTCTACTGCCATGTCGGAACCCGAGAGGTTCATGCGTCTATACGAATGGAGACCGCTTTTGGAAATGGAAGTTGCCGCAGTCGCCTCAGTCTGGAAATACGTAGGAGACTTGATGGAGATTGACTATGAAGCAGAGCTCGGTAAAAACCAGTGGAGAGATGCAATCGAGTTCCTGGACGACGTTTCACAATGGGCGAGCAAATACGAAGAGCAGTACATGCGGCCGATGGACGAGGTTGCGCAACTGGGATCTGTTCTCATGGACTTGCTGTTGTCTGCTTACCCTAGAGCTTTACGGCCCCTAGGATATCAGATcgtgatggtgttgatgggcGCGAGGATGCGATATGCTTTCCG TTTCCCCGAGCCTGGTGTCGCCGTGTGCGCGCTCACTTACACACTTCTCCTGCTACGGAAACTTTTCCTCCGATATCTCTCGCTGCCCAGATTCTGTCGTGTAGTTTTTGTTACCGAACCGGATCCGACAAGCAAACGAATGAAGCACCTCCATTACTTGAAGGAGCCGTGGTATACACCGGCGACTTTCTGGTGGCGCTGGGGACCAACTGCCTGGGCCAGGTGGGCGGCGGGAGGCATGGTCCCCGGTGATAATGAGGAGATGAAGCCTGAAGGATTTTTGTGGGAAGATATCGGGCCTCGAAGTACGATGGGAAAGGGTTCTGAAGAGACGGCAAAGCTTGAGGAAGTCGTGCAACAGCGGGCAACGGGGAAGTGCCCATTTGCTGTTCCGTCAAAGACTTGA
- the leu-1 gene encoding 3-isopropylmalate dehydrogenase, with the protein MAEHNIVVFAGDHCGPEVVAEGVKILQAIEQHRPSVGKFVLKEHLLGGCSIDTTGTPLTDEALNAANSADAVLLGAIGGPKWGTGAVRPEQGLLKLRKEMGTYGNLRPCFFASEALVDSSPLKAEICRGTDFVIVRELTGGIYFGDRKEDDGSGTAWDSEPYSRPEIERVARLAGFLARGRGDKTVWSLDKANVLATSRLWRKVMTETFEREFPDLKVEHQLIDSAAMILIKNPRGLNGVVVTSNLFGDIISDEASVIPGSIGLLPSASLSGIPDGKGKCNGIYEPIHGSAPDISGKGIVNPLGTILSVAMMLRYSLNLPEEAKAVETAVKAAIDGGLRTKDMGGNAGTKEVGDEVAKQLAAILTRP; encoded by the exons ATGGCAGAGCATAACATTGTGGTATTTGCCGGCGACCATTGTGGTCCCGAG GTCGTTGCCGAAGGCGTCAAG ATTCTCCAGGCGATTGAGCAACACAGACCGAGCGTTGGCAAATTTGTGCTCAAAGAGCATTTGCTGGGAGGT TGTTCCATCGACACCACAGGCACCCCGTTGACTGATGAAGCTCTTAATGCAGCCAACTCAGCCGACGCCGTTCTGCTTGGTGCAATTGGTGGTCCTAAATGGGGCACCGGTGCCGTTCGACCGGAGCAAGGCCTACTGAAGCTACGCAAGGAAATGGGAACATACGGAAACTTACGACCTTGCTTCTTCGCCTCTGAGGCTCTCGTCGATTCGTCACCCCTCAAGGCTGAAATATGCCGAGGAACCGATTTCGTTATTGTCCGTGAGTTGACCGGTGGTATCTATTTTGGTGATCGtaaagaagatgatggatcAGGCACTGCGTGGGATTCGGAACCCTACTCACGTCCAGAAATTGAGCGTGTGGCGCGTCTGGCCGGGTTCCTCGCCCGTGGCCGCGGAGACAAGACGGTCTGGTCTCttgacaaggccaacgtACTGGCCACCAGCCGCCTGTGGCGGAAGGTCATGACTGAAACCTTTGAGAGGGAGTTTCCCGATCTCAAGGTTGAGCATCAGCTGATTGACAGTGCCGCTATGATTCTTATCAAGAACCCCCGGGGCTTAAACGGGGTTGTTGTCACCAGCAATCTCTTTGGTGATATCATTAGTGACGAGGCTAGTGTCATTCCCGGCAGCATTGGACTTTTGCCCAGCGCAAGCTTGAGTGGTATTCCAGACGGCAAGGGTAAATGCAATGGCATCTACGAGCCTATTCACG GTTCCGCCCCCGATATCTCTGGCAAAGGCATTGTAAACCCTCTTGGTACCATATTGTCggttgccatgatgctgaGATACTCGTTAAACTTACccgaggaagccaaggctgtcGAGACTGCTGTCAAGGCTGCCATCGACGGAGGACTCAGGACGAAAGACATGGGCGGTAACGCCGGCACCAAGGAAGTCGGTGATGAGGTGGCTAAGCAACTAGCGGCCATATTGACCAGGCCGTAG
- the meu26 gene encoding Meiotic expression up-regulated protein 26 produces MPGNDGMLPGGTMWMSPPTSEPRKRPAAIYTNIAYTSGDEMNPISAWSGMHLQQVTDPSTSRSSPITQEMLPLAMSGHDEWNQPSCGEVIDFHGLDSEGAIGQAYTTDEAVPIIDLRYSNQSQEAANLNMEDGIKQRRLSNSSLTVSTSEPMSDIPSSYEDYPAGLSEAPSYASDYLSTASNRTSLMSSIQLSPVASPRATPQSRPEQVRTQSRGRASPSPRPSVRSAPYTLETSKNQRWSTGSYAPTQNRRQSPMIFHGAQDGYATNQRMSLQNYPPLMPAQSFHPGGIQGHPPHQPPFVVSGQPMFARHGMIPPAHMPHQGMFEQPPPLPSHGIFKMLQSNGDPHMLHGHYTDLSDPPDLFGPLAEEQVPPPEEDMNHSDPNMIPYEQDLRFDGDLYTPRWVRGHGNKREGWCGICKPGRWLVLKNSAFWYDKSFTHGISAATGHPFEEPLDTRRMDGNPDVWEGLCTSCNDWVPLVSSKKKGTTWFRHAYKCHTHQKVKDMPKRRREMGSSSRKLAAQTPKTKLDATVQQPMTPQSVTTPVSGLHTPCSVPPLMPQLHLQVLHHQQQMPPHTEPPASVSGPDSMCLSGGPPPISMPPSTSIMGNMI; encoded by the exons ATGCCTGGGAACGACGGGATGCTTCCCGGAGGAACGATGTGGATGTCGCCGCCAACATCCGAGCCGCGTAAACGACCAGCAGCGATATACACGAATATTGCCTACACATCCGGTGATGAGATGAACCCTATTTCTGCTTGGAGCGGCATGCACCTACAACAAGTCACCGATCCATCGACGTCGCGGTCATCACCTATCACTCAGGAAATGCTTCCTCTGGCAATGTCAGGCCACG ACGAATGGAATCAGCCGTCGTGCGGCGAAGTCATCGACTTTCATGGCCTGGATTCCGAAGGAGCTATTGGCCAAGCATACACCACCGATGAAGCAGTACCCATAATCGACTTACGATATTCAAACCAGTcccaagaagcagcaaaTCTGAACATGGAAGATGGGATAAAACAAAGGAGGCTATCAAACTCTTCGTTGACGGTCTCAACTTCTGAACCAATGTCTGACATCCCATCTTCGTATGAGGACTATCCTGCTGGCTTGTCGGAAGCTCCCTCTTATGCCTCGGATTACCTTTCGACTGCCTCAAATCGAACATCGCTCATGTCTTCCATACAATTATCGCCAGTGGCTTCGCCTCGAGCCACTCCCCAGAGCCGACCGGAGCAGGTCAGAACCCAAAGTCGCGGCCGAGCCTCGCCATCTCCGAGACCAAGCGTGAGGTCCGCGCCGTACACCCTCGAGACATCAAAGAACCAGCGGTGGTCTACTGGATCATATGCCCCGACGCAAAACCGCCGACAATCTCCCATGATATTTCACGGTGCCCAGGACGGATACGCCACAAATCAACGCATGTCACTGCAAAACTATCCACCGCTGATGCCGGCGCAGTCGTTCCATCCAGGTGGCATACAAGGCCATCCTCCACACCAACCGCCATTTGTTGTGTCTGGGCAGCCAATGTTTGCGAGACACGGTATGATACCACCAGCTCACATGCCACATCAGGGCATGTTTGAGCAACCGCCGCCACTGCCATCGCACGGTATTTTCAAGATGCTCCAGAGCAACGGAGATCCCCATATGCTACATGGTCACTATACAGATCTATCGGATCCTCCTGATTTGTTTGGTCCTCTAGCAGAGGAGCAAGTTCCCCCGCCTGAAGAAGACATGAATCATTCGGACCCTAACATGATTCCCTATGAGCAAGACTTGCGATTTGATGGTGATCTCTACACTCCTAGGTGGGTTCGGGGCCATGGAAACAAGCGTGAGGGCTGGTGTGGTATCTGCAAACCAGGCAGATGGCTAGTTCTTAAGAACTCTGCTTTCTGGTATGACAAGTCTTTCACGCACGGCATTAGTGCTGCTACAGGCCATCCATTCGAGGAGCCCTTGGACACACGACGAATGGACGGAAACCCAGATGTGTGGGAAGGGCTGTGTACATCATGCAATGACTGGGTCCCCTTGGTCAgtagcaagaagaagggcacAACGTGGTTTCGACATGCCTACAAG TGCCACACTCATCAGAAGGTCAAGGATATGCCAAAGAGACGCCGAGAGATGGGTAGCAGCAGTAGAAAACTGGCTGCTCAGACCCCGAAAACCAAGTTAGATGCAACGGTCCAGCAACCAATGACTCCACAGTCGGTCACGACGCCAGTATCGGGCCTTCATACACCATGTTCTGTGCCGCCGCTAATGCCTCAACTTCATCTCCAAGTGCTgcatcatcagcaacaaaTGCCGCCACACACAGAACCTCCCGCGTCAGTTTCAGGGCCCGACTCCATGTGTCTATCTGGAGGACCTCCCCCTATTTCGATGCCACCGTCGACGTCAATCATGGGAAATATGATCTAA